The genomic segment GACCACCTCACTGGACGGCCACAAGTTAATCAGAGATCTGTTGAGTACACATCCAGTACACAGTCAGCTGTGACTCAGCATTTCTGAAACATGCTGTACACACACAATAATACCAGGCTTATCAGGTAAGGCGGTTGTCAGGCTGTGACATGCAAACCAAAGGATGAGGGATACCTTCCATTGACTGGCTGACTTGCCACACAAACAATAACCAGGATATGAGGTGTGCAAAATAATCAGGGTGCCATGCCATCTTAGGTATAAACCTGACACGACATGGGAAACACCTCATATATGAAAATTACCATTTATATAACTTCCCTGTCTTTTCTGGtgaaataataatgatatatttaaaggcaataaaatatactatacatgtatgcaaaataAATAGGAGATTATTGATTAGGCAACTgaataaatgaaacaaatatatatataaaaaatgtttttgagaagTACGAAAAGGTTACACAACATGACATTGTGAAGTGTATGCTTAAACGATGAGGTCTCCAGGATGTATAGAAACATTTCCATAAATTTATTCAATGGTGTCAGAAGTGATACATGTCTGATAGAAGGTGTAGCAGACAAATGATGGGTAAACAATGTATCAGTCAACTGAGAAGGTCACTCAATCTCAACATCTTTACAAATATACCAACTACAACATGTGACTACAATGTCAGAATAGTCCACAGCCATTAGGCTTGTTAGACTAAATCAGACACCAATAGTCCAGTCATCAGGCCTGTCCGACTAAATCAAACACCAATAGTCCAGTCATCAGGCTTGTCAGACTAAATCAGACACCAATAGTCCAGCCATCAGGCCTGTCAGACTAAATCAGACACCAATAGTCCAGTCATCAGGCTTGTCAGACTAAATCAGACACCAATAGTCCAGTCATCAGACTTGTCAGACTAAATCAGACACCAATAGTCCAGTCATCAGGCTTGTCAGACTAAATCAGACACCAATAGTCCACAGTCATCAGGCTTGTCAGACTAAATCAGATACCAATAGTCCACAGTCATCAGGCTTGTCAGACTAAATCAGACACCAATAGTCCAGTCATCAGGCTTGTCAGACTAAATCAGACACCAATAGTCCAGTCATCAGGCTTGTCAGACTAAATCAGATACCAATAGTCCAGTCATCAGGCCTGTCAGACTAAATCAGATGCCAATAGTCCAGTCATCAGGCTTGTCAGACTAAATCAGACACCAATAGTCCAGTCATCAGGCTTGTCAGACTAAATCAGATACCAATAGTCCAGTCATCAGGCCTGTCAGACTAAATCAGATACCAATAGTCCAGTCATCAGGCTAGGCTTGCCGTACGTAATTAGTACAGGTTTTTAATGGGTAGGACATGCGAACGTGAGTCCAAGAAAGTGAACGTGAATTCTAATGAATGGTTCAGAGAACTAGGTGAAACTTACTGACTAATCACTTTTTTATGTTAAGATTGATTCCTCTATACATGATACAGCAAAACTGTGAGCAGTAAAATTGTCAATACGCCAGTGAGAACAATGGACCTAGGCACCGAGTAGTGACCCTCTAACAGACCTGGAAGTATACACAAACCTTATACACTTCACTTACAATTAGTAAGCAGATTTTCCTGGGCATGCTCTGTAAAAGGGAAACGTGAGGGCTGGTCTACGGATGAGTAAACACAGCCTTCACACACCTGAGAGCTTGATCAATGGGACTAGGTTACCTGCACACACACTACATATATGGTACAACAACCACAATGTCAGTGCCGTAAATCAAGCATGGACGGACTACAACAACAAATtactttttcttatttttaattCAGGGCAAAGAGATCTTTTCTTTATGTGAATTATTAGCCCGGTATGCCAGGTGACggtatgatataattacacCTCATCAAAAGGACTCGAGTCAGGTACACATTCCTTAGCCCACCGTGATCACGTTCGCATTTCCCCGATCACGGAGTTGCGATGCCCAGGTAAATCTCAGGTAACAAGGGGATGACGGCAGTGTATATAGATTTTTAAATCGCACAGGTAATGACAGTTTTAGATATCGCATAAGATACTCATTTTCAAAGTGTTTAAACTTCCCAGGTCATTTTGtactgaaataaaatgaaacatgaTTTTGTACCTGGACAAAAccacaaatacacaaaataaatgttCCAGTGAACACATTAGTCAATGAACGTATAAAAGTTGATGACAACGTGAGCAGAAGATTATTGGTTGATAGCTCCAATAAACACCACCCAATCTGTATGCATAATAACATAGAAAACATTCCAACGAGAACTTAAATCACGTTCACAATCATGACTCCACTCATCTTACTTGAGGATGACAAAgagaaatttcaaaatatgaatgaatgatTGTCCAACTAGTATCGTCAGTCAAGTGTGGACAAGAGTCACGTTCACATGTAACACCAGTGTTCTGGACTGTGGACAGCTGTGTTGATCTTTAATATAAGCAAGTGTATATATTCCTTTTTCATTAGAGATTGGAGTAAATAATAAAtggaataaaaaatatttaaatgtatggATACTTGATTTTCAGGAAATCTGTTAAGAAATCATGTGTTTTACTACACTGACATGTTACAAATTACATacttaaatttaaaagataaacatTCATAAATAGCAATGCCCcgaaaataacatttaaattgtCTACTTGATAATTAGAATGGATGATATGTAAAAGCTAATTATTGATGCTAAATTCTGCCAAATCATGCCATGATACAGCGGGTACGTGGACTGCCTGCCAGGAATCTACTAACACAGACTGGCATATTAACGTATGTCATTCAATACTGTGTACAATGGTGATGTGCAGTGCTTGGCTCAACTAATATTTAATTACCAATATGACAGCTAGAAAGCTTTTTCAATGTAACATGtcatttaacttttaaaaaaaccaGAAATGCATGAAAacaccatgttttatttaacaGGTGATCATTCATTTCCCTATATGTATCTACAGGGTTATAGCACATATTGCCGACCCACAATCCAAGTGGCTCGtacaatattaattttatataagtaactgtgattatatatacatgtatatatatgattgtcaagtagtaataacgacagtacagacaagtaaattgtcaaattttcgaggcaatctgcccctttatcaagacacaggtaaattacacaCGATCacatatatagacatagaacatggaacagttatacaaatatagtgggtataaacaacaataaatacatgtatattacatatatatatggacagtAGGTTGGGAAATGATGCTGAGTCCTTGTACATATTCATAccatttattatttcatattttcgaTCTACAGTACGTAATCTTATTGCATCTCATTGACACCAAGGCTAACATGTACTGGTAAAAATTACAATGTGTACAGACATAAATACACTGTGTACAGACATAAATACACTGTGTACAGACATAAATACATTGTGTACAGACATTAGCTCTGGTTCAGAGCTCACGTGTGACCCACAGTGCTGTTGACATCTTCCAAGTTCAAATAATTACTGTATAGAACGGTTTATAGATCTACACAGAATGTTTTGAATACAAGGCAATCACGGGAATATAAGAGTGTAATTTGTACTGAATGAAGCTGATGAATACCTTATAGATCAGGAAAATCATTATTATTCTTTTAATTTCCACCAAAATGAAGATTAAACTCAATTAAATTACAATAAGACAATAATAATTTGTAACAAAGTGGTTCACACTGTATACATCCCTCTAACACTATAACAATCACagttacaatatatagtcctctAACACTATAACAATCACagttacaatatatagtcctctAACACTATAACAATCACagttacaatatatagtccCCTAACACTATAACAATCACagttacaatatatagtccCCTAACACTATAACAATCACagttacaatatatagtccCCTAACACTATAACAATCACagttacaatatatagtcctctAACACTATAACAATCACagttacaatatatagtcctctAACACTATAACAATCACagttacaatatatagtcctctAACACTATAACAATCACagttacaatatatagtcctctAACACTATAACAATCACagttacaatatatagtcctctAACACTATAACAATCACagttacaatatatagtcctctAACACTATAACAATCACagttacaatatatagtcctctAACACTATAACAATCACagttacaatatatagtccCCTAACACTATAACAATCACagttacaatatatagtccCCTAACACTATAACAATCACagttacaatatatagtccCCTAACACTATAACAATCACagttacaatatatagtccCCTAACACTATAACAATCACagttacaatatatagtccCCTAACACTATAACAATCACagttacaatatatagtccCTAACACTATACAATCACagttacaatatatagtcctctAACACTATAACAATCACagttacaatatatagtccCCGAACACTATAACAATGGGATTATTAAGAATTCAACTGataaatttatgtttttttattcattttaaaaaatgaataaaagaagGTTAAAAGGAATCTTAAGTTTTGACAATCAAGAAAATTTCCTAAAATTTGAAACCATTGAAATCTCTATTTAACTAATTGAATgagataaatatgttttttaaacTATTTCAACCAGTACTATTTAGGGGCAAAACTACCCGTTAAAGTAAGAAAAAAtagatagaaaataaataaaagaaatattaccCCCTTCCCAACAATAGTCTTTGTCAACTAGGTCCGAGTTTTTTTTTGAACTGATACGGGTTTATTGATACTGATTTTTCAACCTAATTTTGGGTCAAATGAAACATGCAATAGAAAAAGAATGTTCTTGATAAAACCTCAATCCTTGTGTTCAAActtaataataattttgaatggtTTTTAAATTATACCCCCAGTGTTTTGTCAACTCTCCAAAAGTAATAGTTCaaacaaataatgaatatataaccaactacaacaaaataatataacttcCAAAAACCATTTTTGGGTCCGTATCactttatatgaaatattttttcccttagaacatttgtatttatattaaaaacgAACTTATTATTATCTTTCCCAGAATAATGACACTGTTATAGAGTATAACATTTGGCCAACTTACTATCAATGCACCCAAAACTAACCACTGTTTCTTTGTTAACTAACAGAGTTTTGTCACTTTAACATGCccattaaatatcatatttaataaacaaaataaaaaatctgtAAACATTAAGACCAAATATTTTTAAGTAAGTGTTTTTGgttaaagaaaatttaaagcTATTTAGAATAGACAAATGACATATTTCTTGATGAGAAACTAAATAAaactttgttttaaaaattaaaaaccagGCTGTTAAATACACTATTCAAAGTGaaaaaaattttataaaataagtATTCAAACccataaaaaatttaaaaagtttggAAGTTAATACTGGTCCccaaaaattaaatattagtCATTCCTAAAAAGCGGGTAACTTTTGTTTGAAACTTTAATTACCATTAGCCAAAAGAATTTAAATTATGGTTTGGGAATAAATAACATgaacataattataaaattgGGAAACTACTAAAACGCAAAACAAACTCCACAATTTTTGGAACACAAAGTCTCTATGCAGTATTATTATTGGGCCAATGAAGTTATTTAGGGTTTTAACAATAATCCTATTAGCCTTCGATGGGGGGATTCAGGGGTTAAAAactaacatttaaaaaatttggaataaaaataattaaacaaatttcgtttttaactaaaaattcttaattcaGAATATTTACTAGAGATTTATAATATGCTATTACTTTATGACATTTATAGTGTATACCCTTTTGGAAACCAAAGTCTTATAATTAAAAACCCATATCACAGGTAACTAAAGggaattattaaaaatataaacaattctGCTGGAATAACAATAAACACGTAAAAATTAAGACATTTTTAGTGGATCCCCCATGAAACTAATAGCCCATTATTGTAACACCTAAtaagtttaataaaaaaaaattaaacagcGTTTTTTAAACCAATTCTctaaaaaataagaaaatataaaaacctgttttaataatttacagacctaaaatttaaaaatagatGTACAATTTCTGTAAACCACACGTATTGTGGCCCGTTATACACTAAAAAGTCCAAAAAATTCTGGTTAATTTTACAGAATATTTGGTCAATACTCGTAATGTATCTAAAGATAAAGTTGTAGGACAATATCCAAAACAAATCAAGAAAGCACAATAACAGATAAAATAACCGTAACAAAAAGacacaaaaatcaaatatacagtttaaaatgaaaacGGAGGAAAAGCACCAAAGGACAAGAGACGGACAAGGAACACACGACAGTGAGACCAAAACAGAACAGACCAGtgaaatttcaagaaaacaCCACAAGTCACCAAAACAAAGACCGCAAGAAACACGTACAAACACCAAATGACAGAAGAGATACAACAGAAACCCACCACTACAATCGACCAAATAGCAGGAAAGACCGAAAAAACACAACAACGACCAAAAGGGCAGAAACGAAAAGAACAGGGAAAGACAAGCGACCAAAAGAGAAGAGACAAGAGAAACAGGACGACAGAGCAAACCAAAGAGAAGGAAGCCGAAAGAAAAAACACGACACAGAGCGACCAAAGAGagaaatgacaaaggaagaACACGGACAAGAAGAccaaaacaaattaacaaaaaccATGACAcaacaccaaaacaaaaaccccaaaaacacacacaaccccaaaaacaaaaccaaaaaaacacgACACACGCACCAAAcgcaaaacaaataaaacacacacaacgcccaaacaaataaataaaacacacacaacaccaaaacaaaaacccaaaaaacacacacaacgcaaacaaaaacgaaaaaacaCTACGacagacaccaaaacaaagaaCCAAAACCCCACTGACAAGCGACCAAAAAAGGGCagaaaaaaccaaaaacagGACGACAGAGGACAAAGGCAGAAGAGAAGTAAAAAAACAGAACAACGACCAAAGAAGAAAGACAACAGACACGGACGAAAAGCGCCCAAAAGAGCAGAAGAGACAAGAAAACACGACGAAAGCgaccaaaagaaaaaaaagagaccAAACAGAAAACATCGGACACAAAGCGACCAAAGAGCAGAAGAGACCGAAGAGAAACACGGACGACACAGCGACCAAAGAGCAGCAAGAGAGACCGAACCGAAACACGGACGACAGAGCGACCAAAGAGCAGGAAGGAGACCGAAGAGAAACACGGACGACACAGCGACCAAAGAGCAGCAAGAGAGACCGAACAGAAACACGGACGACACAGCGACCAAAGAGCAGCAAGAGAGACGAACAGAAACACGGACGACAGAGCGACCAAAGAGCAGGAAGAGACCGAAAGAAACACGGACGACAGAGCGACCAAAGAGCAGGAAGAGACCGAAGAGAAAACACGGACGACAAGCGACCAAAGAGCAGCAAGAGAACCGAACCGAAACACGGACGACAGAGCGACCAAAGAGCAGGAAGAGACCGAAGAGAAACACGGACGACAGAGCGACCAAAGAGCAGGAAGAGAGACCGAACAGAAACACGGACGACAGAGCGACCAAAGAGCAGGAAGAGACAGAAGAGAAACACGGACGACATAGCGACCAAAGAGCAGGAAGAGACAGATAGAGAAACACGGACGACAGAGCGACCAACGCGCAGGAAGAGACCGAACAGAAACACGGACGACAAGGACCAAAGAGCAGGAAGAGAGACCGAATCAGAAACACGGACGAAGAGCGACCAAAAGAGCAGGAAGAGACCGAACAGAAACACGGGACGAAACAGAGACCAAAGAGCAGCAAGTAGACCGAACAGAAACACGGACGACAGAGCGACAAAGAGCAGCATAGAGAGGACCGCACAGAACACGGAGACAGAGCGACCAAAGAGCAGGAAGAGACAGAAGAGAAACACCGACGACAGAGCGACCAAAGAGCAGAAAGAGACCGAACAGAAAACACGGACGACAGAGCGACCCAAAGAGCAGCAAGAGACAACAAACACGGACGACAGGATCGACCAAAGAGCAGCAAGAGACCGAACAGAAACACGGACGAAACAGCTACCAAAGAGCAGGAAGAAGACCGAACAGAAACAACTGACGACAGAGCTACcaaatatcatcaatatacataacataaacacttactaaacatctaccaaatatcattaatatacCTAACATAAACACTTACTACATATCTAccaaatatcattaatatacataatataaacacTTACTACATATCTAccaaatatcattaatatatacctaacataAACACTTACTACATATCTACcaaatatcatcaatatataaacataacatttgAAATAGAACTTTATGAATCAACAGGATAACCTGAAGTTTAAGATAATGTATAAGGGTGTTAGAGCTGTAGATATTTACCTTGACTATGTGTGTGACCTCCTTTACTATACACCACCaatgtgtgtatgtgatgtCTGGTATAATGAACCAAGTCTTGGACAAGAGTCAGAAAAGCCTTGATGTCCTATTGTGGACAGATATCGACTAACTCAAACTTTGAAGTGGCACCACAATATGACTAGCGTAGCCAGATTTCCCCTATATGCAAATATTCATTGATCTTGGAAAGCACTTTAGTCAGGTTTGCTATATGACACAGCATTTTGATTCTAATATCACGTTCACATTCTCCACTCTCTACCGAGGGATTACCTACGGGGCTCAGAATAGAAACAACTGCTACACTTAATAGATTCAAGTTTACCTTTTACTAATTAGATACAAGCTAAAACATTAAGGagataagttttaaaaaattacaTGAATTAATCTTAAAGCTATAATGTTATAACAGAACCACATAATTTGACGGATATTATAATAGAAGATAGTGGTAATCAGTTGACATGTATGAGAAATCTTCAGGTGAATGGTACATCACGATATATTGCATGCTGGCAAGTTAAGTTTCTCCTTTATTACATTCTAACAATAGTGAATGGCCTGATGTTCCTAACACAACCTTTATCTTACAGAGATAAAGTCACTGTAATCATTACTATACCGGCCCAGTAAAATGTTACAATAACTCTACACCTGGTCATGACGAAGCaaatttctacaaaacaaagaCATGTGTAATGACGCTTCCATCTACTAAATAAATTATGCATAATGATACAATAGAAACAGCTCCCAATAGTTTTCCATGAACAAGCAtaacaattttatattaaataatgaaataaaaaattaacaCCCCTAATTATTACTTATTATCAGCAATAACTTgtgaaataatttgataattgcTTCTATTTTTTGCATGTTTTCTTCCAGTTATTTCTAAAATTTGCTACTGCAATGTACTACAAtgacagacagctgtatgagaacatgaccatcagtatgacagacagatgtatgagaacatgaccatcagtatgacagacagatgtatgagaacatgacatcagtatgacagacatgtatgagaacatgacatcagtatgaccgacagctgtatgagaacatgacatcagtatgaccgacagctgtatgagaacatgacatcagtatgacagacagctgtatgagaacatgaccatcagtatgacagacagatgtatgagaacatgacatcagtgTGACAGACAGAtgtatgagaacatgacatcagtatgacagacagctgtatgagaacatgacatcagtgTGACAGACAGAtgtatgagaacatgacatcagtatggcagacagctgtatgagaacatgacataAGTATGACACAGCTGTATaagaacatgacatcagtatgacagacagctgtaggagaacatgacatcagtatgacagacagctgtatgagaacatgacatcagtatgacagacagctgtatgagaacatgacatcagtatgacagacagctgtatgagaacatgaccatcagtatgacagacagctgtatgagaacatgacatcagtgTGACAGACAGAtgtatgagaacatgacatcagtatgacagacagctgtatgagaacatgacatcagtgTGACAGACAGAtgtatgagaacatgacatcagtatggcagacagctgtatgagaacatgacataAGTATGACACAGCTGTATaagaacatgacatcagtatgacagacagctgtaggagaacatgacatcagtatgacagacagctgtatgagaacatgacatcagtatgacagacagctgtaggagaacatgacatcagtatgacagacagctgtatgagaacatgacatcagtatgacagacagctgtatgagaacatgacatcagtatgaccgacagctgtatgagaacatgacatcagtatgacagacagctgtatgagaacatgacatcagtatgacagacatgtatgagaacatgacatcagtgTGACAGACAGATGTATaagaacatgacatcagtatgacagacagctgtatgagaacatgacatcagtatgacagacagctgtatgagaacatgacatcagtatgacagacagctgtaggagaacatgacatcagtatgacagacagctgTAGGAGAACATGACATAAGTATGACAGACAGAtgtatgagaacatgacatcagtatgacagacagctgtatgagaacatgacattagtatgacagacagctgtatgagaacatgacatcagtatgacagacagctgtatgagaacatgacatcagtatgacagacagatgtatgagaacatgacatcagtatgacagacagctATAcgagaacatgacatcagtatgacagacatgtatgagaacatgacatcagtatgacagacagatgtataagaacatgacatcagtatgacagacagctgtatgataacatgacaccagtgtgacagacagctgtatgagATCATGACATCAGTGTGACAGACAGATGTATaagaacatgacatcagtatgacagacagctgtatgagaacatgacatcagtatgacagacagctgtatgagaacatgacaccagtatgacagacagctgtatgagaacatgacatcagtatgacagacagctATAcgagaacatgacatcagtatgacagacatgtatgagaacatgacatcagtatgacagacagctATACGAGAACATGACACcagtatgacagacagctgtatgagaacatgacaccagtatgacagacatgtatgagaacatgacatcagtatgacagacagctgtatgagaacatgacatcagtatgaccGACAGATGTATGAGAACATGACACcagtatgacagacagctgtatgataacATGACACCAGTATGACAGACAGCTATACGAGAACATGACACCAGTATGACAGACATGTATG from the Pecten maximus chromosome 4, xPecMax1.1, whole genome shotgun sequence genome contains:
- the LOC117324849 gene encoding splicing regulatory glutamine/lysine-rich protein 1-like, whose product is MTEEIQQKPTTTIDQIAGKTEKTQQRPKGQKRKEQGKTSDQKRRDKRNRTTETTEDKGRREVKKQNNDQRRKTTDTDEKRPKEQKRQENTTKATKRKKRDQTENIGHKATKEQKRPKRNTDDTATKEQQERPNRNTDDRATKEQEGDRRETRTTQRPKSSKRDRTETRTTQRPKSSKRDEQKHGRQSDQRAGRDRKKHGRQSDQRAGRDRRENTDDKRPKSSKRTEPKHGRQSDQRAGRDRRETRTTERPKSRKRDRTETRTTERPKSRKRQKRNTDDIATKEQEETDRETRTTERPTRRKRPNRNTDDKDQRAGRETESETRTKSDQKSRKRPNRNTGRNRDQRAASRPNRNTDDRATKSSIERTAQNTETERPKSRKRQKRNTDDRATKEQKETEQKTRTTERPKEQQETTNTDDRIDQRAISTNSNFEVAPQYD